A single genomic interval of Spinacia oleracea cultivar Varoflay chromosome 6, BTI_SOV_V1, whole genome shotgun sequence harbors:
- the LOC110790910 gene encoding uncharacterized protein: MNTEDSENSASQSNNGGNFDPYFVASSDNPTSSLVAVVFNGLNFIRWSRNVRRALVAKNKEGFINGDILKPAVNHKDYPKWKRADFMVVSWILSSMNSELADDFGYIDNAVELWKELTKRFGQSNGPLIYQLKKEIDNLNQENLTIVTYYGKLKKLWDEMQNLRAFPTCTCGALNFCSCMFLKKVAEFEEEDKMMKFLLGLNGGYEGTVTNVLSMDPLPTINRVFAITQQKEKLNVLLYTM, from the coding sequence ATGAATACTGAAGATTCTGAAAACTCAGCTTCTCAGTCAAACAATGGAGGTAATTTTGATCCATATTTTGTTGCTAGCTCGGATAATCCTACTTCCTCTTTAGTTGCTGTAGTGTTCAATGGACTGAATTTTATTCGTTGGAGTAGAAATGTTCGAAGAGCATTAGTAGCTAAAAACAAAGAAGGTTTCATCAATGGTGACATATTGAAACCAGCTGTTAATCATAAAGATTATCCTAAATGGAAACGAGCTGATTTTATGGTAGTAAGCTGGATATTGAGTTCAATGAATAGTGAACTTGCTGATGATTTTGGATACATAGATAATGCTGTGGAGTTATGGAAGGAATTGACTAAGAGGTTTGGACAATCTAATGGTCCCTTGATTTATCAGTTGAAGAAAGAGATAGATAATCTCAATCAAGAAAACCTTACCATAGTTACATATTATGGCAAATTGAAGAAACTTTGGGATGAAATGCAGAACCTAAGAGCTTTTCCTACTTGTACTTGTGGAGCTCTTAATTTCTGCAGCTGTATGTTCTTAAAAAAGGTTGCTGAATTTGAGGAAGAAGATAAAATGATGAAGTTCTTGCTTGGTTTAAATGGAGGTTATGAAGGTACTGTGACAAATGTACTGTCTATGGATCCTCTTCCAACTATTAATCGAGTTTTTGCCATCACTCAGCAAAAAGAAAAGCTCAATGTGCTTTTATATACAATGTAA
- the LOC110790899 gene encoding uncharacterized protein isoform X2 codes for MNVDHHHSKYLHSIKIKEAAAATTTATATGGGGGAGAASFKVGRRRRVMSREVSNLSNSSVEGGGDYHAQEPAAVPFVWESSPGCLFQEMILQNCHHPRQPNHHRGPLHHHHHHHPRNRVLWCQLLPLYIGTSHHLSTRVYN; via the exons ATGAATGTTGATCATCATCATTCTAAATATCttcattcaattaaaatcaaAGAAGCCGCCGCAGCGACTACTACTGCTACTGCtactggtggtggtggtggtgctggtGCCGCGAGTTTTAAGGTGGGGAGAAGACGAAGAGTAATGTCTCGAGAGGTTTCTAATCTGAGTAATTCTTCCGTGGAGGGTGGTGGTGATTACCATGCACAAGAACCCGCGGCTGTGCCCTTTGTGTGGGAATCAAGTCCAG GCTGTCTGTTTCAAGAGATGATTCTCCAGAATTGTCATCATCCTCGTCAACCAAATCATCATCGCGGccctcttcatcatcatcatcatcaccatcctCGCAATCGTGTTCTGTGGTGTCAACTCCTTCCCCTATACATAGGCACAAGTCATCATTTGAGTACGCGAGTGTACAACTAG
- the LOC110790909 gene encoding uncharacterized protein produces MEQVNSFQQRQPDDPYCNSYNLGWRNHPNFSYRSNNVQNPQPQQQWSQPQFHPPQPHVARPPFPQGAQHNAPPGFNRPPHQGYQQPPPQINATLEPNMGDLYKLIANMHKTSEIAQKNHDESIKELKNQNRMLENQVSQLADTLSKRQPGKLPGQSTSSQDYTRESACAIVLRSGTTYDAPSVPTDFADLEKGREEARRKKEEVKEKVIDDSHPFVPRLPFPHRQNKSKGDHQSSEEAYVERKIVDVEVETPGVEDEIEEKESGKEKVTDSPPFSPTLPFPHRMQKTKVDQRFGTLFIDKALCDLGASVSVIPLSIYKKLNMGELKCTTITLQMADHSIKYPLGVLEDVPVRVGKFYIPVDFVVLDIVEDTQIPIILGRPFLHTAGVVIDVKKGKLTLTVGDDKVAFNLSHVMKSPMQEVSCSLNTSIAKLPHSSSRNLSNIAFGLKGFAGDDDPGDVVDASPKFGTRGSVLDGTGFGAPDR; encoded by the exons ATGGAGCAAGTGAATTCTTTTCAACAGAGGCAACCCGATGACCCATATTGCAACTCATACAATCTAGGTTGGAggaatcatccaaatttctcatatcGGAGCAACAATGTTCAAAACCCTCAACCCCAGCAACAATGGTCACAACCACAATTCCATCCACCTCAGCCACATGTTGCCAGGCCTCCATTTCCACAAGGAGCCCAACATAATGCTCCCCCGGGGTTTAATAGACCCCCGCACCAAGGCTATCAACAACCTCCTCCTCAGATCAATGCTACTCTAGAGCCTAACATGGGTGATCTGTATAAGCTCATAGCGAATATGCACAAGACCTCTGAGATCGCTCAAAAGAATCACGATGAGAGCATAAAGGAGTTGAAGAATCAAAATAGAATGTTGGAAAACCAAGTTTCTCAACTCGCTGATACTTTGTCAAAAAGGCAACCGGGCAAACTTCCAGGGCAATCTACTTCATCTCAAGATTACACTAGAGAGAGTGCTTGTGCTATTGTTCTTCGGAGTGGTACTACATATGATGCCCCCTCGGTACCTACTGATTTTGCGGATCTCGAAAAGGGGAGAGAGGAGGCTAGAAGAAAGAAGGAAGAAGTCAAGGAGAAGGTTATTGATGATTCTCACCCTTTTGTTCCTCGATTGCCATTTCCTCATCGACAAAATAAGTCAAAGGGTGATCATCAGTCTAGTGAAGAGGCGTATGTTGAAAGAAAGATTGTGGATGTAGAGGTCGAAACCCCGGGTGTTGAGGATGAAATAGAGGAGAAGGAGAGCGGCAAGGAGAAGGTTACTGATTCTCCCCCTTTTTCACCTACACTACCATTTCCTCACCGAATGCAGAAAACAAAGGTTGATCAGCGATTCG GTACTTTATTCATTGATAAGGctctatgtgatttaggtgctagtgtgtctgtcattcCCCTCTctatttataaaaagttgaacaTGGGAGAATTAAAATGTACCACCATTACTCTTCAAATGGCCGACCATTCTattaaataccccttaggtgttttagaagacGTCCCCgtgagagtaggtaaattctatattccTGTAGACTTTGTTGTGCTTGACATAGTAGAGGACACccagattccaataatattaggAAGACCATTCCTTCATACCGCGGGGGTAGTTATTGATGTTAAGAAAGGGAAGCTAACCTTGACTGTAGGGGATGACAAGGTGGCCTTTAACCTGTCTCATGTGATGAAAAGTCCAATGCAAGAAGTGTCTTGTTCTTTGAATACCTCTATTGCTAAGTTGCCTCATTCCAGTTCTAGAAATCTTTCAAATATTGCATTTGGCTTGAAAGGGTTTGCAGGCGATGATGATCCTGGAGATGTAGTTGATGCTAGTCCAAAATTTGGAACAAGAGGTTCGGTACTCGATGGCACCGGGTTTGGTGCCCCTGATCGGTGA
- the LOC110790899 gene encoding cell wall integrity and stress response component 1 isoform X1, with amino-acid sequence MNVDHHHSKYLHSIKIKEAAAATTTATATGGGGGAGAASFKVGRRRRVMSREVSNLSNSSVEGGGDYHAQEPAAVPFVWESSPGTPKRHTIMRLSVSRDDSPELSSSSSTKSSSRPSSSSSSSPSSQSCSVVSTPSPIHRHKSSFEYASVQLDEGEDDMVRSSGSPVSTLCFSRRLSCCNARFRGLYSNWF; translated from the exons ATGAATGTTGATCATCATCATTCTAAATATCttcattcaattaaaatcaaAGAAGCCGCCGCAGCGACTACTACTGCTACTGCtactggtggtggtggtggtgctggtGCCGCGAGTTTTAAGGTGGGGAGAAGACGAAGAGTAATGTCTCGAGAGGTTTCTAATCTGAGTAATTCTTCCGTGGAGGGTGGTGGTGATTACCATGCACAAGAACCCGCGGCTGTGCCCTTTGTGTGGGAATCAAGTCCAGGTACTCCCAAGCGTCATACTATCATGAG GCTGTCTGTTTCAAGAGATGATTCTCCAGAATTGTCATCATCCTCGTCAACCAAATCATCATCGCGGccctcttcatcatcatcatcatcaccatcctCGCAATCGTGTTCTGTGGTGTCAACTCCTTCCCCTATACATAGGCACAAGTCATCATTTGAGTACGCGAGTGTACAACTAGATGAGGGGGAAGATGATATGGTGCGTAGTAGCGGTTCGCCTGTTTCTACTTTGTGCTTTAGTCGTCGCCTTTCTTGTTGTAATGCCAGGTTTCGAGGTCTCTACTCAAATTGGTTCTAG